The Cucurbita pepo subsp. pepo cultivar mu-cu-16 unplaced genomic scaffold, ASM280686v2 Cp4.1_scaffold000451, whole genome shotgun sequence genomic interval TCCCGACTCACATTGCACTCTTCATACTCACATTCTTTCGCCGCCTTCGCCGCCGCTTCTCTGATCACCGACGGATCATTACTCGATGGAATCGGAAACCGCCAAGCTGAGTCAGCAAAATTGAGACAAGCCGATTTTCCTCTCAACGCGAGTGCCGCAACGTCGTGTGCACGTGCCGCCATCTCAGCAGTTGGGTAAGTCCCGAGCCAAATCCTCGTCTTTTTATTCGGCTCCCTTAGCTCACACACCCATTTGCCTTTATTCCTTCGCCGCACTCCTCTGTACACTGGATGCCTCGTCTCCTTAAAAACCCGCCGACCAGCCCGCCGCTTTGGCCGGTTCGACGCCAGTATCACTTCCTCGTCGGAGTTAGCGACCACGTGGGGCGGCGTTCCGGCGTCCGACAGAGTGGACGAAGATTCCGACTTGCAATTATAATTACCATAATAAGGAATTGGATCAGAAAATTGGGTGAAGAAATCCATGGAAtagaaattgaattgaattcaGAGAAATTGGAGGAGTTTTGATTTCAAGACTGAAAACAATGGCAGTGAGATGCTTA includes:
- the LOC111785330 gene encoding dehydration-responsive element-binding protein 1E-like gives rise to the protein MDFFTQFSDPIPYYGNYNCKSESSSTLSDAGTPPHVVANSDEEVILASNRPKRRAGRRVFKETRHPVYRGVRRRNKGKWVCELREPNKKTRIWLGTYPTAEMAARAHDVAALALRGKSACLNFADSAWRFPIPSSNDPSVIREAAAKAAKECEYEECNVSREEDDVILSQPKAEPDQRDDVDDEALSNMPMLLASMAEGPLLSPPRFCVRDDVGWDNVDTNDDVSLWSF